A section of the bacterium genome encodes:
- the trxB gene encoding thioredoxin-disulfide reductase produces the protein MNKVTIIGTGPAGLTAAIYAARAQLEPVIYSGIQHGGQLTTTTEVENYPGFAKGIDGPRLMEDMTAQAERFGTRIVYDAITAADFSGHPLKLHTTGGVIETLTVIIATGATARTLGLPEEKRLMGRGLSTCATCDGFFFRGKRVAVVGGGDSAMEEATYLANLASEVVLIHRRDEFRAAPIMVERAKKNPKITFLIPFAVTGTMERDGELVGIKLRNLETNETVERETDGLFMAIGHTPNSEIFREFVDVDDKGYIKTRNFTQTRTPGVFAAGDIADPVFRQAVTAAGYGCQAAMQAQRYIEDLEHGAHHG, from the coding sequence AGCTTGAGCCGGTCATCTACAGCGGCATTCAGCACGGCGGGCAGCTCACCACGACGACCGAGGTGGAAAATTACCCCGGTTTCGCCAAGGGCATCGACGGCCCGCGGCTCATGGAAGACATGACCGCGCAGGCGGAACGCTTCGGCACGCGCATCGTGTACGACGCGATCACGGCGGCGGATTTTTCGGGACATCCGCTCAAGCTGCACACGACGGGCGGCGTGATCGAGACGCTCACCGTCATCATCGCCACGGGCGCGACGGCAAGGACGCTCGGGCTGCCCGAGGAAAAGCGCTTGATGGGCCGCGGCCTCTCGACATGCGCCACTTGTGACGGCTTTTTCTTCCGCGGCAAGCGCGTGGCCGTTGTGGGCGGCGGCGATTCCGCGATGGAAGAGGCGACCTACCTCGCCAATCTCGCGAGCGAGGTCGTGCTCATTCACCGGCGCGACGAATTCCGCGCCGCGCCGATCATGGTCGAGCGCGCGAAAAAGAACCCGAAGATCACGTTTCTCATCCCGTTCGCCGTCACCGGCACGATGGAGCGCGACGGCGAGCTCGTGGGCATCAAGCTCAGGAATCTGGAGACAAACGAAACGGTCGAACGCGAGACGGACGGCCTTTTCATGGCGATCGGGCATACCCCGAATTCGGAGATCTTCCGGGAATTCGTGGACGTGGACGACAAGGGATATATCAAAACCCGGAACTTCACGCAGACGCGCACGCCCGGCGTGTTCGCCGCCGGCGACATCGCCGACCCCGTCTTCCGGCAGGCCGTCACCGCCGCGGGGTACGGATGCCAGGCGGCGATGCAGGCGCAGCGCTACATCGAGGACCTTGAACACGGCGCCCACCACGGTTGA
- the yidD gene encoding membrane protein insertion efficiency factor YidD: protein MLIASIDAYKATVAPHVPSRCPFTPTCSVYARRAIEKYGAVKGALLAVWRVMRCSPLTKTFGVDEP from the coding sequence CTGTTGATCGCGTCGATCGATGCCTACAAGGCGACCGTCGCGCCGCACGTTCCGTCGCGCTGCCCGTTCACGCCAACGTGCAGCGTCTATGCGCGCCGCGCGATCGAAAAATACGGCGCCGTCAAGGGCGCGCTGCTTGCCGTCTGGCGCGTCATGCGTTGCTCGCCGCTAACGAAAACGTTCGGGGTGGACGAACCATGA